The following proteins come from a genomic window of Nostoc sp. ATCC 53789:
- a CDS encoding DUF1517 domain-containing protein, translating into MSNLFNKMIGRTRYVVFRLFLHLGGGEVAPILGVLNSAGRDAIDADGDLEVLGEGLVEISQTLLQYDEYWLSAANEGDVFWSEGEAGDYVNELFTDSAERYLSEPDYSSDSGLNEPLSIPVTRNVIVMITVAYEGEVPELETDLSNVQALKEGLKALINLHYKHRLKAIQVHFSPAQLGDELTSDQLLQYYPELIPL; encoded by the coding sequence ATGAGCAATCTTTTTAATAAAATGATCGGTCGAACTCGCTATGTAGTCTTTCGCCTATTTCTGCACTTGGGGGGAGGCGAGGTAGCGCCAATTTTGGGAGTATTAAATAGCGCTGGGCGAGATGCGATCGATGCCGATGGCGACTTAGAAGTTTTGGGAGAAGGATTGGTAGAAATTAGCCAAACTCTTCTGCAATATGATGAATATTGGCTTTCTGCTGCCAACGAAGGCGACGTATTTTGGAGTGAAGGCGAGGCAGGAGATTATGTTAATGAATTATTTACTGACTCTGCCGAAAGATATCTCAGTGAACCAGATTACAGTTCTGACTCTGGATTGAATGAACCTTTATCTATACCTGTAACTCGCAACGTCATTGTAATGATTACAGTAGCTTATGAAGGAGAAGTGCCAGAGTTAGAAACCGATCTTTCTAACGTTCAGGCGCTCAAGGAAGGATTGAAAGCATTGATAAATTTGCATTATAAACATAGATTAAAGGCAATCCAGGTGCATTTCTCCCCAGCACAGTTAGGCGATGAACTCACTAGCGATCAACTGTTGCAATATTACCCAGAATTGATTCCTTTATAA
- a CDS encoding pentapeptide repeat-containing protein — protein sequence MTVEELLEKYAAGVLNFSGIDLAEANLSGVKLSGVNLSDANLSIVNLSGANLSEANLSNAKLNVARLSGVNLSNAILNNASLNVANLIRADLSRAQLKGALLIRAELIRADLSRADLSEADLTSADLREATLRQANLRHANLSESVLRGASMTGANLEMANLNASDLSRCDLSGANLRDTELRQANLSHANLSGADLSGANLRWADLSGANLRWADLSGAKLSGATLIGADLTNANLTNTIFIHADLTQAKLIRAEWIGADLTGATLTGAKLYATSRFGLKTEGMICEWVDLSPAGDRSIIQKFHSEDSRDFFNETPPTIRIIVDAALEHEANFAIAGAYYQIAQEYRILKQPPSIESGRRRTVFTFYADSDEALFSTAYIVILPFLDAASTQNNISSVVEMINSEVVANQDLKLPKSPLIVKQLNILLEQAMSQAATIKQTKKNIEVATKLNFCKAPTQIVLTNSSAHTLIVHDHPNFGKRFINRSALNASTYDDISNEPTKYILPSSSMVIDFVKGFHYISH from the coding sequence ATGACTGTAGAGGAATTACTAGAAAAGTACGCAGCAGGAGTCTTAAACTTTAGTGGTATTGACCTTGCGGAAGCTAATCTGAGTGGGGTCAAACTCAGTGGCGTGAATCTTAGCGATGCTAATTTGAGTATAGTTAACCTCAGTGGCGCGAATCTGAGCGAAGCTAACTTGAGCAATGCCAAGCTGAATGTAGCCAGACTCAGTGGCGTGAATCTATCCAACGCCATCTTAAATAACGCTAGTCTCAACGTCGCTAATTTGATTCGAGCCGATCTCAGCCGCGCTCAACTTAAAGGAGCCTTATTGATTCGCGCTGAGTTAATTCGCGCAGACCTCAGTCGCGCTGACCTATCGGAGGCTGACCTCACCAGTGCTGATTTGCGAGAGGCAACACTCCGCCAAGCGAATCTCCGCCACGCTAACTTGAGTGAGAGTGTCTTGAGAGGCGCTTCTATGACGGGAGCAAATTTAGAGATGGCTAACTTAAATGCCAGTGATCTCAGTCGTTGCGATCTCAGTGGTGCAAATTTGCGAGATACTGAACTCAGACAAGCAAATCTTAGCCATGCCAACTTGAGCGGAGCAGATTTGAGTGGAGCGAACCTCCGTTGGGCAGATTTGAGCGGGGCGAACCTCCGTTGGGCAGACTTGAGCGGCGCAAAATTGAGCGGAGCTACTTTAATTGGCGCAGATTTAACCAATGCGAATTTAACGAATACAATTTTTATCCACGCCGATTTAACTCAGGCAAAATTAATTAGGGCGGAATGGATTGGTGCTGATTTAACTGGAGCAACATTAACTGGGGCCAAGCTTTACGCCACCTCCAGGTTTGGTTTAAAAACCGAAGGTATGATTTGTGAATGGGTCGATCTTAGTCCAGCTGGCGATCGCTCCATTATCCAAAAGTTCCATTCCGAAGACTCACGAGACTTTTTTAACGAGACACCGCCCACAATCCGCATTATTGTTGATGCAGCCTTAGAACACGAAGCCAATTTTGCGATCGCAGGCGCTTACTATCAAATTGCTCAAGAATACCGGATACTAAAACAACCCCCAAGCATCGAAAGTGGTCGTCGTCGAACTGTTTTCACATTTTATGCAGATAGCGACGAAGCATTATTTTCCACTGCTTACATTGTGATTCTTCCCTTTTTAGATGCTGCATCTACTCAAAATAATATTTCCAGTGTCGTGGAAATGATTAACAGTGAAGTTGTTGCAAATCAAGATTTAAAATTGCCAAAATCGCCCCTAATTGTGAAACAATTAAATATTCTTCTAGAACAAGCTATGAGTCAGGCGGCAACAATTAAACAGACGAAAAAAAATATTGAAGTCGCCACAAAGTTAAATTTTTGTAAAGCCCCAACTCAAATAGTTTTAACAAATTCTAGCGCCCACACATTGATTGTCCATGACCATCCCAACTTTGGGAAAAGATTTATTAATCGCTCTGCTCTTAATGCTTCAACTTATGATGATATATCTAATGAACCGACAAAATACATCTTACCTTCGTCAAGTATGGTTATAGATTTCGTCAAAGGATTTCACTATATTAGTCATTAA
- a CDS encoding prephenate/arogenate dehydrogenase — MNIGILGLGLIGGSLGFDLRSQGHHILGVSRRESTCQKAVAIGSVDEASVDLSLLAAAEVVFICTPLALIVPQLEQMIAHLSTATIVTDVGSAKAEIVKAISPLWDNFIGGHPMAGRTDSGIEAAQRNLFVDKPYVLTPTATTPTSAIAVVEEIVRSLGANIYYCQPEQHDRAVSWISHLPVMVSSSLIAACLSETDPDVLELAQKLASSGFRDTSRVGGGNPELGVMMARYNREALLRSLQQYRHNLDELTNLIEQENWTVLEQKLKSTGKARPDFVD, encoded by the coding sequence ATGAATATTGGGATTTTAGGGTTGGGATTGATCGGCGGATCTTTGGGTTTTGATTTGCGATCGCAAGGACATCATATCTTAGGAGTCAGTCGCCGTGAATCTACCTGTCAAAAGGCAGTTGCTATCGGCAGTGTTGATGAAGCATCAGTTGATCTGAGTCTGTTAGCAGCCGCAGAGGTTGTATTTATTTGTACACCTCTAGCGCTTATTGTGCCCCAATTGGAGCAAATGATCGCTCATTTGTCTACAGCTACCATTGTGACTGACGTGGGTTCAGCAAAAGCAGAGATAGTCAAAGCGATTTCTCCCCTTTGGGATAATTTTATCGGCGGTCATCCAATGGCGGGAAGAACAGATAGTGGCATAGAAGCTGCACAACGGAATTTATTTGTTGATAAACCTTATGTATTAACACCGACAGCTACAACGCCTACTAGTGCAATTGCGGTTGTAGAAGAAATTGTGCGATCGCTAGGAGCTAATATCTACTATTGTCAACCAGAGCAACATGACCGCGCTGTTAGTTGGATTTCCCATTTACCTGTAATGGTCAGTTCCTCATTGATTGCTGCTTGTTTGAGTGAAACTGACCCCGATGTTTTGGAACTAGCTCAAAAGTTAGCTAGTTCAGGTTTTCGGGATACCAGCCGTGTGGGTGGCGGGAATCCAGAGTTGGGCGTGATGATGGCGCGGTATAATCGTGAAGCATTGCTGCGATCGCTGCAACAGTATCGTCACAATCTTGATGAATTAACTAATTTAATTGAGCAAGAAAATTGGACAGTTTTAGAGCAAAAGTTGAAATCAACAGGTAAGGCACGACCTGATTTTGTTGATTAG
- a CDS encoding DUF3122 domain-containing protein — protein sequence MKRKFQQYFWRCALIVFLTLTGCGLGVESAQALLRQHHDSPGILRYHSQVSVKDEKGYAWQVLLFKQNYTSAVKDLRLRLVAFPGVVEIAHPQPLLIETVAGKLLSASDAYSLTAPVPNVGEYNLTDILPKLPTTDALKVYVPLSNGQQLVLNISNTVVTEWQWLVTEID from the coding sequence ATGAAGCGAAAATTTCAACAATATTTTTGGCGTTGTGCCTTAATAGTGTTTTTAACATTAACTGGATGTGGATTGGGTGTGGAGTCAGCGCAAGCACTGTTGCGTCAACATCATGATTCTCCCGGTATCTTGCGCTACCACTCACAAGTATCTGTCAAAGATGAAAAAGGATATGCTTGGCAAGTATTGCTGTTCAAACAGAATTACACCAGTGCAGTAAAAGATTTACGGTTACGCTTAGTTGCTTTTCCGGGTGTCGTTGAAATTGCTCATCCCCAACCATTGTTGATTGAGACAGTAGCCGGAAAATTACTTAGTGCATCGGATGCATACTCTTTAACTGCACCCGTTCCCAATGTGGGGGAATATAACTTAACTGATATCTTACCGAAATTGCCAACAACTGATGCGCTCAAAGTCTATGTGCCTCTCTCTAATGGACAGCAATTGGTTCTCAACATATCCAACACTGTAGTCACTGAGTGGCAATGGCTAGTTACAGAAATTGATTAG
- a CDS encoding polysaccharide deacetylase family protein, whose product MSNRKLSPFLKVVTIALLAGVSSVGISLLAGTTKPKGENAKTNLGKAMSADAQSITSATDQMNEVPKTFQGTIVYQAKLKANEKVIALTFDDGPGPKNTAQILEILKKNNIKATFFMLGQMVKYFPQVAKQVAADGHVIGNHTWHHWYFKMDEATAASEIDRTADIIYKTTGEKTTLFRPPGGFLNNGLAQYARNEKYAVMMWSEQSGDAERHSPQVPMLVKNVLKYAKPGAIVLLHDGGGNRSKSVKALPEMIAGLKAQGYRFVTIPQLLEMQAQEESTVTPVSAVVTNHEHPDH is encoded by the coding sequence GTGTCTAATCGTAAATTATCGCCGTTTCTAAAGGTAGTAACTATTGCATTGCTTGCTGGTGTAAGTAGTGTAGGTATCAGTCTGCTTGCAGGCACAACTAAGCCAAAAGGTGAGAATGCTAAAACAAATTTAGGTAAGGCAATGAGTGCAGATGCACAGTCTATCACCTCAGCTACAGACCAGATGAATGAAGTGCCAAAGACTTTTCAGGGAACAATTGTTTATCAAGCAAAACTAAAAGCAAATGAGAAAGTCATTGCCCTAACTTTTGATGATGGCCCTGGCCCAAAAAATACGGCACAGATTTTAGAAATTTTGAAGAAAAATAATATTAAAGCGACATTCTTTATGCTTGGGCAAATGGTGAAATATTTTCCCCAAGTTGCCAAGCAAGTGGCTGCTGATGGTCACGTAATTGGTAATCATACATGGCATCATTGGTATTTTAAAATGGATGAAGCGACTGCGGCTAGTGAAATTGACCGCACAGCAGATATTATTTACAAGACGACTGGAGAGAAAACGACTCTGTTTCGTCCCCCTGGAGGCTTTCTGAATAATGGACTAGCCCAATATGCCAGAAATGAGAAGTACGCTGTCATGATGTGGTCAGAACAGTCGGGAGATGCTGAACGTCATTCGCCTCAAGTGCCAATGCTAGTTAAAAATGTGCTGAAATATGCAAAGCCAGGTGCAATCGTACTTTTGCACGATGGGGGCGGTAATCGTTCTAAATCTGTCAAAGCTTTACCAGAAATGATTGCAGGTTTGAAGGCTCAAGGCTATCGATTTGTGACAATTCCCCAATTGCTGGAAATGCAAGCCCAAGAAGAAAGTACAGTAACGCCAGTATCAGCTGTAGTCACAAATCATGAACACCCAGACCATTAG
- a CDS encoding translocation/assembly module TamB domain-containing protein, with amino-acid sequence MTRSPNSKNNQEPSNPRLWLLLLGRTSLALGVVLLVGIAIGAWWARSYVYKDLAPLVQQNLEQLLGRPVKVGKVERFSLSSLRFSSLSIPATTTDADQVVAKALDVQFSPLQVLLTRKLTLNVTLVQPNVYIQQDRDGRWVTAQVKAGEGKGAIQTELQTLQIQDGNVELMPFAAPTRPKGSVILNQVGGVARFFDQNQRIGYDINAQLARGGGVKIAGETQVKAQITSLNLSTQNLQASDISRLIELPIALQAGYLNADLAVQIPPKLSDIAITGNATANQITAKIKNIPQQVSNFNGRFSFQGQTVALENLSTNFGKVPILANGTINTQTGFNVSAQIKPVSAKNILDTLNVNSSVPASGEIQANIQVLGALQKPVVSGTVSNTKPIQVDRVLFKAVNTDFRLNVSQTASQLAVSNLKIVPAAGGQITGGGQANLGAKSDVKFNAQVDGVSGDILARGYGVSLPIAVGNVSAKAEVSGSLGKQPLNLDVSSVQVTPPTGGRITASGQIQLAPQGQVNIGIQAQGLPGNAIAQGYNISTPLNLGGISANAKVFGSLGTPLNVNVARVQANPEVGGQVIASGQLQLAPQGRVALNVQAQNLPGDAIAKAYKSSPGITIGNISANANISGTLSNLQAVAQVQAPTATYPTNARVVVAKQGENILLPGAVLNVAGGTIVAQGQLAQQRWQGVVKTSQIQLNRFSPQLRGRLNSNIQLAGTTESFQLADIRAAGQIRLSQGVALLAKPLTAQFQWNGQQIIVENASTPGLSANGAIAIQSPPTGAPKIAGFDLNVLAQNFNLKNTGFQVPGDVALAGVLDFKGKVTGTPDVPQANGNIRLRNFQVSNLAFDPLLTGNVNFQGGQGASLRLAGKQDRIALNLGADYRPTSFLVKRDEAVTTGRTEGENLLINAQQFPIALIGGFLPNNQLKPLGGQLSGNLVVNLNNYAVAGDVAIAGPRVARVAADEFRGSINYADGTASLANGLLRIGDSNIALSGNVQTGNDPQFQFQANLDQARIERLLQAFNIFDFKDLGTGLQPPTLAGAEVLDTNPISLPNADLLTQLVYFSKIATSITQQQQVEAKRDLSLPTLAELTGALSGGITANGSLKSGLNVGFNFQGANWKWGEYSINQVVAQGNFADGIVTLSPLSIGINQGLVAFSGQLGTEQLSGKLNVASLPLSLLQPFIERYPIDITGNLNADATLGGSLQDPRAQGNVTLANATLNQQPVQSGQVNFDYNNARLNFDSTLLVTGTQPVTITGSVPAALPFAEVQPDSNQISINADVNNEGLALLNLLTNNQVTWVDGQGQVNLNVQGTLNEPIINGNATVNNATISAQALSEPLTNVTGTAQFNGSTVSVNNIQALYNEGQITASGILPILNPQPATANPLTISIADKLNFKLAGLYEGGVGGNAVIRGTALKPVIGGEIRLSDGRVIIGNTAKKKSAATTEANTNVINLNREQVNANATPTAQSNASAVTTAESSASGVTKPDNNANTAATPPNLPVEFADLRLSLDDNVRVTTESLLSFVPGGAALSQPILNFEAKGDLTINGTLAKPLPEGLIRLTGGRLSLFSTEFALARGYEQTARFTPSQGLDPTLDVRLTAIVPEASATNSRILESPLSAEISDVSATNFGTLRTVRVQARVDGPASELGDNLELTSEPSRSKGEIVALLGGSILGSFGQADAGQGLTNFASSTILGGLQGTITAIGQAVGFSEFRIFPTPTTSNETKTASVLNLSAEGVFNINRNFSASLSRPLSSDESFRYNVLYRLNDEILMRGSTNLGDENLFQVQYETRF; translated from the coding sequence ATGACGCGCTCTCCAAATTCAAAAAATAATCAGGAACCATCTAATCCTCGTTTATGGCTCCTCCTCTTGGGACGTACCAGTTTGGCTCTCGGTGTCGTTTTGCTGGTTGGAATTGCAATCGGTGCTTGGTGGGCTAGAAGCTATGTATATAAGGATTTAGCGCCATTAGTGCAGCAAAATCTCGAACAATTGCTTGGGCGACCAGTAAAAGTAGGGAAAGTTGAACGTTTTTCGCTCTCTAGTTTAAGATTTAGCTCTTTATCCATACCAGCAACTACCACAGATGCAGACCAGGTGGTAGCAAAAGCCTTGGATGTGCAGTTTTCGCCCTTGCAAGTTCTCCTAACTCGAAAACTGACATTAAATGTAACCTTAGTTCAGCCCAATGTCTACATCCAACAGGATCGAGATGGTCGTTGGGTTACAGCCCAAGTCAAGGCTGGGGAAGGAAAAGGTGCTATTCAAACAGAGTTGCAAACACTTCAGATTCAAGATGGAAATGTAGAGTTGATGCCGTTCGCCGCACCAACTAGACCGAAAGGTTCAGTAATATTAAATCAAGTTGGTGGTGTTGCCCGATTTTTTGATCAAAATCAAAGGATTGGTTATGACATCAATGCTCAACTCGCTAGGGGAGGTGGAGTAAAAATCGCTGGTGAAACCCAAGTAAAAGCTCAAATAACTAGCCTCAACCTTTCAACACAAAATTTACAAGCATCTGATATTAGTCGATTAATTGAGTTACCAATTGCCTTGCAAGCAGGGTATTTAAATGCTGACTTAGCAGTTCAGATTCCACCCAAACTATCAGATATAGCGATTACAGGAAATGCTACTGCTAATCAAATCACTGCCAAAATTAAAAATATCCCTCAGCAAGTTTCTAATTTTAATGGGAGATTTTCATTTCAAGGTCAGACAGTTGCTTTAGAAAATTTGAGTACGAACTTTGGCAAAGTTCCCATTCTGGCTAATGGAACAATTAATACTCAAACTGGTTTTAATGTCTCTGCTCAGATAAAACCAGTTAGTGCTAAAAATATTTTAGATACATTGAATGTAAATTCGTCAGTCCCAGCTAGTGGCGAAATTCAAGCAAATATTCAGGTGTTAGGCGCACTTCAGAAACCAGTTGTTAGCGGTACAGTAAGCAACACAAAACCTATTCAAGTTGACCGCGTTCTCTTCAAAGCTGTCAACACTGATTTCCGCTTGAATGTTTCTCAAACGGCATCTCAACTTGCTGTCTCTAATTTGAAAATAGTCCCCGCAGCAGGTGGTCAAATCACAGGAGGCGGTCAAGCTAATTTGGGAGCCAAAAGCGACGTAAAATTTAATGCTCAAGTTGACGGAGTATCCGGGGATATATTAGCGCGTGGCTATGGCGTTAGTTTACCGATCGCAGTTGGAAATGTCTCGGCAAAAGCAGAAGTCTCTGGCTCACTTGGCAAACAGCCGTTGAACCTTGATGTTTCCAGTGTTCAGGTAACGCCGCCAACAGGGGGGCGAATTACAGCCAGTGGTCAAATTCAACTCGCTCCCCAAGGTCAAGTAAATATAGGTATTCAAGCTCAAGGTTTACCAGGAAATGCGATCGCTCAAGGTTACAATATTTCAACTCCGCTGAATCTTGGTGGTATATCTGCGAACGCTAAAGTTTTTGGATCGCTAGGTACACCCTTAAATGTCAATGTGGCTCGCGTTCAAGCAAATCCAGAGGTGGGAGGACAAGTAATAGCTAGCGGTCAACTTCAGCTTGCACCCCAAGGTAGGGTAGCGTTGAATGTACAAGCCCAAAATTTACCAGGTGATGCGATCGCAAAAGCATACAAATCCTCACCCGGCATTACCATTGGGAATATATCGGCAAATGCCAATATCTCCGGCACTCTGAGCAACCTGCAAGCAGTAGCGCAGGTGCAAGCGCCTACAGCTACCTATCCCACTAACGCAAGGGTTGTTGTTGCTAAACAAGGAGAGAATATCCTGTTACCAGGTGCGGTGTTGAACGTGGCAGGCGGGACAATTGTGGCTCAAGGTCAACTTGCACAACAACGCTGGCAAGGAGTTGTCAAAACTTCTCAAATTCAACTCAACCGTTTCTCACCACAACTGCGAGGACGGCTCAATAGCAATATTCAGTTAGCAGGCACAACAGAATCTTTCCAGCTTGCAGATATTCGCGCTGCCGGGCAAATCCGCCTTTCTCAAGGAGTAGCGCTACTGGCAAAACCGCTAACGGCTCAATTTCAGTGGAATGGACAGCAGATTATAGTTGAAAACGCAAGTACCCCAGGATTGAGTGCTAATGGTGCGATCGCAATTCAGTCTCCACCAACAGGCGCACCTAAAATTGCGGGATTTGATTTAAATGTACTGGCACAGAATTTCAACTTAAAAAATACTGGTTTTCAAGTTCCTGGTGACGTAGCGTTAGCAGGGGTACTTGATTTTAAGGGAAAAGTTACAGGTACTCCAGATGTACCGCAAGCCAATGGTAATATTCGGCTGCGGAATTTCCAGGTTAGTAATTTAGCCTTTGACCCGCTTTTAACTGGAAACGTGAATTTTCAGGGAGGACAGGGAGCAAGTCTGCGATTAGCCGGGAAGCAAGACAGGATTGCGCTTAACCTGGGTGCAGATTATCGTCCAACTTCATTTTTAGTCAAGCGGGATGAGGCAGTTACTACAGGTAGAACCGAAGGAGAGAACTTACTCATCAACGCCCAACAGTTTCCGATAGCTTTGATTGGGGGCTTTTTACCAAACAATCAGTTGAAACCTTTAGGGGGGCAATTATCAGGAAATTTAGTTGTCAATCTTAATAATTATGCAGTTGCGGGAGACGTTGCGATCGCAGGGCCTCGTGTTGCCAGAGTTGCAGCAGACGAATTTCGCGGCAGCATCAATTATGCTGATGGCACTGCTAGCTTGGCTAATGGTCTATTGCGGATTGGAGATAGCAACATCGCTTTAAGTGGAAATGTGCAAACAGGGAATGACCCGCAATTTCAATTCCAAGCTAACTTAGACCAAGCCAGAATTGAGAGACTTTTACAAGCATTTAATATCTTCGACTTTAAAGACCTTGGTACAGGGTTGCAGCCTCCAACGTTGGCTGGAGCAGAAGTACTTGATACCAACCCTATCAGTTTGCCCAATGCAGATTTGCTCACCCAGCTTGTATATTTTTCAAAAATTGCAACATCGATAACACAACAACAGCAAGTAGAGGCAAAAAGAGACTTATCTTTACCTACCCTTGCAGAATTAACGGGTGCTTTGAGCGGAGGAATTACAGCTAATGGCTCATTAAAGTCTGGGTTGAATGTCGGCTTTAATTTCCAAGGTGCGAACTGGAAATGGGGTGAATATTCCATTAATCAAGTCGTTGCTCAAGGCAATTTTGCCGATGGAATCGTCACACTTTCGCCCTTGAGTATTGGGATAAATCAAGGACTGGTGGCATTTTCGGGGCAGTTAGGAACTGAACAGCTATCTGGAAAGTTGAATGTAGCAAGTCTGCCTTTATCACTTTTACAACCTTTTATAGAAAGATATCCCATAGATATCACTGGTAATCTAAATGCTGATGCCACATTAGGAGGTAGTTTACAAGATCCCAGAGCGCAAGGGAATGTGACACTGGCGAATGCAACTCTCAACCAGCAACCTGTACAAAGTGGACAGGTGAATTTTGACTACAACAATGCTCGTTTGAATTTCGACAGTACCCTACTAGTCACAGGAACACAACCAGTTACGATTACAGGTAGCGTACCTGCGGCATTACCATTTGCCGAGGTGCAACCAGATAGCAATCAAATCAGCATCAACGCCGATGTGAACAATGAAGGATTGGCATTGTTAAATCTGCTTACCAATAATCAAGTAACTTGGGTAGACGGTCAAGGACAAGTAAATTTAAATGTTCAGGGTACTTTAAACGAACCAATTATTAATGGAAACGCCACAGTTAACAATGCAACTATTAGCGCTCAAGCTTTATCTGAACCCCTAACGAATGTGACAGGGACAGCACAATTTAATGGTAGTACGGTGAGTGTTAACAACATTCAAGCTCTTTACAATGAAGGGCAAATAACTGCATCAGGTATCTTGCCAATTCTCAATCCTCAGCCAGCCACAGCGAATCCCCTGACAATATCAATAGCAGACAAACTCAACTTTAAGCTTGCAGGATTGTATGAAGGCGGTGTCGGCGGCAATGCTGTAATTCGCGGAACAGCCTTAAAACCCGTAATTGGTGGAGAGATTCGGCTAAGTGATGGTCGAGTGATTATTGGAAATACTGCTAAGAAAAAATCAGCAGCTACAACAGAAGCTAACACTAACGTCATAAATCTAAATAGAGAACAGGTTAACGCTAATGCTACACCTACAGCCCAAAGTAACGCTAGCGCAGTGACTACAGCAGAGAGTAGCGCTAGCGGAGTTACTAAACCAGATAATAATGCTAACACCGCAGCAACTCCACCCAATTTACCTGTAGAGTTTGCAGATTTAAGGTTGAGTCTAGATGACAATGTTCGTGTTACCACTGAATCCCTACTAAGCTTTGTACCAGGAGGAGCCGCATTAAGTCAGCCCATACTGAACTTTGAGGCAAAAGGCGACTTGACCATCAATGGTACATTAGCCAAGCCACTTCCTGAAGGATTGATTCGTTTGACAGGAGGACGACTGAGCTTATTTTCTACTGAGTTTGCTTTAGCGCGAGGCTACGAACAAACTGCGCGGTTTACTCCAAGCCAAGGACTTGACCCTACTTTGGATGTTCGGCTTACTGCGATCGTACCGGAAGCATCAGCAACGAACAGCCGAATTTTGGAATCACCATTGTCTGCTGAAATCAGCGATGTTTCTGCGACTAACTTCGGTACTTTACGTACCGTTCGCGTTCAAGCAAGAGTGGACGGGCCAGCGAGTGAATTGGGCGACAATCTGGAACTGACAAGTGAACCTAGCCGTAGTAAAGGAGAAATAGTTGCTTTGCTAGGTGGCTCGATTCTTGGTTCTTTCGGTCAAGCAGATGCAGGACAAGGACTGACTAATTTCGCTAGTTCTACCATTTTAGGTGGTTTACAAGGAACTATTACTGCGATCGGACAAGCTGTTGGTTTCAGCGAATTTCGGATATTCCCTACCCCTACTACTAGTAATGAAACAAAGACAGCTTCAGTTCTGAATTTATCAGCAGAAGGTGTGTTTAATATTAATAGAAATTTCTCTGCTTCTTTATCACGCCCTCTTTCTAGCGATGAGTCTTTCCGTTATAACGTCCTTTATCGACTCAATGATGAAATTTTGATGCGAGGCTCAACTAATTTAGGGGATGAAAATCTATTCCAAGTTCAGTATGAAACTCGATTTTAG
- the lipA gene encoding lipoyl synthase → MTVKPDWLRVKAPQHERIGNVKDILRDLSLNTVCEEASCPNIGECFNAGTATFLIMGPACTRACPYCDIDFEKKPKPLDPTEPARLAEAVRRMNLNHVVITSVNRDDLFDGGASQFVACIDAVHSVSPNTTIEVLIPDLCGNWNALELILQAAPEVLNHNTETVPRLYRRVRPQGNYDRTLELLQRTRQLSPSTYTKSGIMVGLGETDAEIRQVMQDLRTVDCDILTIGQYLQPSQKHLQVNEFINPEQFTAWKTFGEEIGFLQIVSSPLTRSSYHAEQVRELMERYPRS, encoded by the coding sequence GTGACTGTAAAACCAGACTGGTTGCGGGTAAAAGCACCTCAGCATGAGCGCATCGGTAACGTTAAAGACATTTTGCGGGATTTATCCCTCAATACAGTTTGTGAAGAAGCATCCTGTCCGAATATTGGCGAATGCTTCAATGCCGGTACTGCTACGTTTTTGATTATGGGCCCGGCTTGTACACGCGCTTGTCCCTACTGCGATATTGATTTTGAGAAAAAACCGAAACCACTAGACCCCACGGAACCTGCACGACTAGCGGAAGCTGTTCGCCGCATGAACCTTAATCATGTAGTAATCACTTCTGTAAATCGAGATGACTTGTTTGATGGTGGTGCATCTCAGTTTGTAGCGTGTATTGATGCGGTTCACTCTGTTTCACCTAACACCACAATTGAGGTGCTAATTCCTGACTTGTGCGGTAATTGGAATGCTTTAGAGTTGATTCTACAAGCAGCGCCAGAGGTATTAAACCACAATACCGAAACTGTTCCACGTCTGTATCGCCGGGTGCGTCCCCAAGGAAACTACGATCGCACATTAGAATTATTACAGCGAACTCGCCAACTCTCTCCTAGCACATACACCAAATCCGGGATTATGGTTGGACTCGGTGAAACTGATGCCGAAATTCGTCAAGTCATGCAAGACTTACGAACCGTAGATTGCGACATTTTGACAATTGGGCAATATCTCCAACCCAGTCAAAAACATTTACAAGTAAATGAATTTATCAATCCAGAACAATTTACAGCTTGGAAGACATTCGGCGAAGAAATTGGATTTTTACAAATTGTTTCTTCTCCATTGACAAGAAGCTCGTATCATGCAGAACAAGTCAGGGAATTAATGGAA